Below is a genomic region from Granulicella sibirica.
CCGACTGGGCGGAGTTCGCCAAGCTCGATCTGAAGCGTCTCAACACCGCGCTGCGCTACCCGATCGTCATCGACGGGCGAAATCTTTATGATCCGCACGCGATGGTGGAGCATGGAATGACGTACATCAGCGTTGGTCGTCCGACAGCGAATCCGCCGCGCGAACACGCCTGATCGGTTGATCTCAATCACTTCGCACCTGCGCTGGCCCACAGCGCAGGTGCGAAGCTTCTCACCTTCCAACTACTTGTGCGAGGACACCTATTGAGCGCTCAGACCGTACAGACAATTCTTGTTACAGGAGCGGCCGGATTTCTCGGATCGCACCTGTGTGATCACCTGCTCGCCGATGGGCATAGCATCGTCGGCGTCGATAACCTTTCGACCGGCAGTCACGCCAATCTCGCACACCTGGCGGGCAATCCCCGCTTCCGCTTTGTCGAGGCAGACATCTGCCAACCCTTTGACGTAGGACCAGTGGACTACATTTTCAACTTTGCCTCCCCTGCGAGCCCGGTCGATTACACGCGTCTTGGCATCGAGACGCTCCTGGTCGGATCGGCTGGGACGATCAATACGCTGGAATTGGCGAAGAAGTATGGTGCGGGCTATCTGCATGCCTCCACCTCGGAGTGCTACGGCGATCCGGAGGTGCATCCGCAGGTTGAGACCTATTGGGGCAACGTCAACCCGATCGGACCGCGTTCGGTGTATGACGAAGCAAAACGGTTCTCCGAGGCCGCGGTCGTGGCCTATCATCGCTATCACGGGGTGAACACCCACCTCGTTCGGATCTTCAACACCTACGGACCGCGTCTACAGGCCAACGATGGGCGCGTTATCTCGAATCTCATGATCCAGGCCCTCAAGGGTGAGCCTCTGACGATCTATGGTGACGGATCGCAGACGCGCAGCTTCTGCTTTGCGTCGGATCTGATCAGTGGGATCGTGCTGCTTTCGCGTTCCGAGGAGCACATGCCGGTGAATATCGGCAACCCTGTCGAATGGACCATTCTCGAGTGCGCGAAGGAAATTCTCGATCTCACGGGATCAACCTCGAAGATCATCTTCAAACCTTTGCCGCAGGATGATCCTACCCGTCGCCGGCCGGACATCACCCGCGCACGCACACTTCTTGGCTGGGAGCCGAAGGTCAAGCTGCGTGAAGGACTGGAGCGGTCGTTGTCCTACTTCCAGGCATGTGTCAACACACCCCAGGCTGTTTAGCAGATGCATCTGCAACGGGCCGGCGATCCTTCGTGATCGCCGGCCCGTTGTGCATTGTCTACCGCGACCATGAATGCAGCTTGGGGTAGTAGTTGAGTTGAACCGCGATGGTCGTATCGTTGCGCTGGGCGGGAAGATAGATCGGGGCCTTCCAGCGTTCGTACTGCACCCAGTAGTTCAGTTCGTAGTCCCTCGCAAAGCGCTTGACGAAGGTGAACTTCAGCGACCCCTGCGTCGTACCCTGGCTGATGAAGTCCTTGGCGTTCTTCTTGTCCAGGTACTCTAATTCGTACCGCTCAGTGGGTGACGCATGGTAAGTGAGCCAGGCCTGCCCGCCCTTGGCCTCGCGCCCGATCCAGTCGCCCATAATGAATCCTTTGTTCGTGTAACCCTGCTTCTGAATCGTCTCGAAGTAGTTGAATTGTCCGCCGAAACTTCTGGAGACACCAGGATCGGTCGAAACCGCTTCAACACGCAGATCCCATTTGTTGAAGTGCGGAATCTGCGACAGGTAAATTCCAGTACGGTAGCTCGCGCGACGTGGTGCGCTGATTGGCGTCACGTCATCGTGAGCGATGGAGTCCACGTAGAACGTCGCATACTTGCGAACGAAGGGGAGACGATACGAGGCATTGAACGCGGTGAACCTCGCGCCCGGATCATCGCGCGAGTACTTGAGATCCACGGTTGTATCGGCCGTGCTGAAGAAGCTCTTGAAGAACTTCGCGACGGTCACCGGTGAGTGTCCCGCGCCACCGAAGATAATCGTGCGCTGGAAGCCGAACTCGAAGTTTGATGTGGGCCGGAAGGAGAACATCTCCGAGTGGGTGTACGGATGGTTGGGCGAGGTGTGGCCTTTCAGGCTGCCGTAGAAGAAGTCGTATCGCAACGGTCCAACGAGACGGGAGAGGAGAGGGACATTCAGCGGCTCGACCCGGTTGATGCGAAACGAATAGATGTTCTCGGCATTGTTCGACCAGGCCATCGCGCCGCCCTGTGCCGGGCCAAGCCAGGCGTCATTCTTGCCACCCGAGATCTCGTGTCCCGCGACATGAAACGAGAGCGAACCTTCGACGATGCGGAAGGGATTCTGCGCATCGATGGGCCCACGCGGAATAGTGGCCTGGTTGTGGTTCGGCCCGCTTGGATCGATCTGATCCAGAATCGACAGGGCATCAGCCAGCGTATCGGTATAGCCTGCTGCCGAGGGGGCGTGCTGGTACTCCGCGCGAGCATAGAACGAGAAACGTCCTAGCTCTGCAAGATAAGAGCCGCCAAGAATGTTGTTAAAGCCCTTCTGGTAGGGCCGGCCATAATCATTCACGATCGTTTGACCAAGATGATAGCTATCGCGCAACGGATCGCCGGTGATGTACATGCCGCGATCGTAGACTTGATGAACTCCATAGACGAGCGCCCGGTTGCTCGGTCCGGCCGGTTTCTCCGCCTGTAACTCCCGCAGAAGTCGGGCGAGGATATCCTGCGCCTGGTCGTCCTTGCTGTTCAGGATCGCCTGTTGCGAGTCCTCCAGCATGTGCAGGACGCTGCGCCTCGTATAAGGACGCATGGCCAGGAACATCGTGTTGAGATATCCCAGCGAGTAAAGCCGCGAGAGCTCCGGGTAGACCCAGCTATCAAGGGAGATGTAAGCCGAACCATCGTGATCCTTTTTTCTCTCCTCCCCGGGCTTGCCATACGGCTCGTAGGCGGAGTAGGCCGGCGGAGTTCCGGACGGTGGAGGAATCACGACCGGGGAAGCGCTTTGATTCGGAGCTGGCACTGTTGATGCCGGCGCCGTCTGGCCGCCATACGCATTCCGAGATGGAGCATCGTCTGCTGGCTGGCTGGTCGGGGCGGGTATCGTTGTTACCGGCGCCGGAGCAGGCGTGGTCTGGGCTAGCGCGCCCTGCAGACCGAAGGCCGCGATACTGGCCGGTAAAAGAAAAAATCGCTTACGCACGTATACCTCGCCGATTGAGCCTTGGGGTTCCCGGACAGTGTACCCTCTCGCCCGTCGCTCGAACGTCCGGATTCTAATCCGCTACGCCAAAGATCAGGATGCGATGCTGTTCATCCAGCTCTGCTTCGCGACACCGCGTCGCAGCAGGTATTTTCCAAGCTCTTCAACTGCAGTCGACGCCACGGCACTTTTATCAGCACCCTTCGAGAGCCGGAAGCGCACGCCCTCGATAAGGGCCGCGCCGCCATGCGCCCGCGCGCGTCCGATCGACTCTTGCGCTACGCGGTAAAGCGCGACCGCATCCTGGCCATCGACAGGGATCCCGGGAACTCCCGCATCGCGTGCCTCCCGGCACAGATCGCCTTCGTTCTCACGGCCTTTCCAGCGCGGCAGAACGACAACGATCAGGGGAAGTTCCACCGCATACCGGAGTGCTTCCACCCATCCACTCTTTTCCACCTCGTGCCGCTCGAAGAACCCAACCGCGAGACGTGATCCTCGCAGCGTCCTGGCCGCACCGATGGCCGCGTAAAGCCGCTCTACGCCACCCTGGATGATCGTGTCCTTCCTGGTGACCTGCGAGAGCCCCCGGGCTATGGCGAGTGCCTGGTCTTCTCTGCATCCGAAGACCACATCTTCTTCGTTGGTACCGGCAAGCGTACTCACCCAGCAGGCAACATCATCCATGCCTGGTTTTTTCCGACGCGTCGAACCGAGCATTGCGCGCACCTTGACCATGCGCGAGTACATGGCACGCAGGGTCTTGTTGCTCATCAGGGGGTGCTCTTCTGGAGTCGTCCCCACAGTCTTGTCTACTGCCATGCTTCGCCACCCTGATCTGAGGAAAAGGCGGGCGCTGTGTCATGGCGCCCACCGCCAAGCTCTAGGCCCGCGCCGGGTCGCCTGCTTCAATATTCACGCCAAGCTCAGACAGGGCTTCCTGTGCCTTGCCGCCGTCGAACTTGCCGTCGCGTGCGAGCTTCGAAAGTGTCGCTCCCACGATCGAAGCGGCATTCACCTCAAAGTGGCTGCGGAGATGCTCGCGGTTGTCGCTGCGTCCGAAGCCATCCGTGCCAAGCGTCACGAGACGTCCGGGGAGCCAGGAGGACAGGCCATCGGGGATCACCTTCATGTAGTCACTTGCAGCGATGATTGGTCCGTTCGCGCCTTCGAGCACGGTCTCGAGATAGGACTTCCGCGCGGGCTCGGCAGGATGCAAGCGGTTCCAGCGCTCGATGGCAAGCGCGTCGCGGCGAACCTCGGTATAGCTCGGCACGCTCCATACCGTCGTCGGCACGCCGTACTTGGTCGCGAGAATCTCCTGAGCCTTGACCACCTCGTTCAGGATCGGACCCGATCCGAACAACTGCGCCACGGCCTCGCCTTCGGCGGCCTTGAACTTGTAAAGGCCCTTCAGGATGCCCTCGGCGCAGCCTTCCGGCATCGCGGGCATGGCGTAGTCCTCGTTGTACATGGTCACGTAGTAGAAGACGTCTTCCATGTCTTCGTACATGCGCTTGATGCCGTTCTGCAGAACAACCGCAAGTTCGTAAGCGTAGGCCGGGTCGTACGTGACACAGGTCGGGATCGTGCTCGACAGCACGAGGCTGTGACCATCCTGGTGCTGCAGGCCCTCCCCAAGCATGGTCGTTCGGCCTGCCGTGCCACCCATCAGGAAGCCCTTGCCGCGGGAGTCCGCGAACGCCCAGGCCATGTCGCCGATGCGCTGGAAGCCGAACATCGAGTAATACATGTAGAACGGGATTGTCGGGATGCCGTAGTTCGAATAGGCCGTCCCGGCAGCGGTAAAGGAAGCCATGGAACCGGCCTCGGTGATGCCTTCTTCGAGGATCTGCCCGTCCTTGTCTTCGCGATAGAAGAGAAGCATGTCGGCGTCGTGCGGCGAATACTTCTGACCCTCCGGCGCATAGATGCCGACCTGGCGAATGACGGACTCGAGCCCGAAGGTGCGTCCTTCGTCAGGGACGATGGGCACGATGAGTTTGCCGACAGTTGTGTCCTTCAAGAGCGCACGCAGAACACTGACAAAGCCAAGCGTAGTTGAGACGGACCGACCGCCCGAACCACCGAGCCACTCCTTGAAGAACTCGATGCCCGGAGCCTTGAAATCGATCGCGGGAACCTTACGCGAAGGCATATAGCCGCCCAGTTCCTTGCGCCTCTGCTGCATGTACTGAATCTCGGGGGCGTCCTGCGAAGGGCGGTAGGGAACTCCGTCTTTTGCCGCCTGCTCGGGAATTGGAATATCGAAGCGCTTGACGAAAGCCGCGAGTCCGTCGTCCGCAAGCTTCTTCTCGGAGTGCGTCGCGTTGCGTGCCTGCGCGGATCCGAGGCCGTAGCCCTTGACCGTCTTCGCGAGGATGACGGTCGGGCCGCCTTTGAACTCGATGGCCTGCTTATAGGCGTTGTAGATCTTGGCCGGATCATGTCCGCCGCGATGCAGCATGCCGAGCTGCTCGTCCGTTTTGTCCTTCACAAGCTCCAGCAATTCGGGATATTTGCCGAAGAAGTGCTCACGAAGATAAGCGCCGTCTTTTGCCTTGAAGGTCTGGTAGTCGCCATCGACGCATTCTTCCATGCGCTTCAGAAGAAGACCACTCTTGTCCTTCGCGAAGAGCTCGTCCCAGTCCGAACCCCAGATGACCTTGATGACGTTCCACTTGGCTCCGCGGAACATGCCCTCGAGCTCATCGATGATGCGCTTATTGCCGCGGACTGGACCGTCGAGGCGCTGCAGGTTGCAGTTGATGACAAAAATCAAGTTGTCGAGCTTCTCGCGTGCGCCGAGAGAGATGGCACCGAGGGTGTCGACTTCGTCGGTCTCGCCGTCGCCGACGAACGCCCACACCTTGCGATCCGTCTTCTCGATGAGCCCACGATTCTCGAGATACTTCATGAAGCGCGCCTGATAGATCGCGTTTAGCGGCCCGATGCCCATCGAGACGGTGGGGAAGCGCCAGAAGTCCGGCATCAGCCACGGGTGCGGATAGCTCGAGAGACCGGGCGTGTCGCGGAGTTCGTGGCGGAAGTTCTTGAGATGGTCGTCGGTCAGGCGATCTTCAAGATAGGCCCTGGCATAAACGCCGGGCGAGGCGTGCCCCTGGAAGTAGATGAAGTCTCCCGGCTGCTCGCCGTACTTCGCATGAAAGAAGTGGTTGAAGCCGACTTCCAGCAGCGTTGCCAGCGAAGAGTATGTCGAGATGTGGCCGCCGATACCGGCGTCCTTCTTATTCTGCCCATGGACCATCGCCATGGCGTTCCAACGGATGAGGCTTTCGACGCGGCGCTCCATGGCGCGGTCGCCGGGGTAGGGAACTTCGTCGTCCTTGTCGATCGTGTTCTTATAGGGCGTCGACACGCCGGCGGGTGTGGCGACACCGGCTTCGTGCGCACGCTGCCGAAGTGCCTCCAGAAGCTCCGTCCCCAGCTCCCGCCCTTCTGCCACTACATCATCAAACGCTTCAATCCACTCCGCGACCTGTGCGGTAAAGTCCTGCCGTTGGGCGTCATCCATCTTCGTCATAGGGTTCCGTTGCAGCTCCAGTTTTCGCAAAAACGCATCGTTGGTGAGCCGGCACATGGTCCTGCCGGGCAGCGTCGCTTATAACGATATAAGGCTTAGGCTAAAACGTCATCTACGCGGGTCGGTCAACGCTGCCTCACGGATTCCGCCTGAAGGTCCTTGAGGTACTGTTTTACCGGCGAATCCTCTTTCGTGACGTAGTGCTCGATGAAGCGCCAGACCGGCGACCGCTTCCTGGTGTGTTCGGTAATCGTTATGCGGGTTCGGGCCGGACCATCAGGCTCCAGATCCCAGATCCAGATTCCGCGGAACGGATTTGGCCCCTCACCTCTAGGTGCATGCGTCATCCGTATCACCTGCCGGAATGGCGGCTGCTGCTCCTGTATGCAGAAGGGAATGGAGAGCTCACTCTGTTGCTCCTCCCAGCAGAATTCGCCATCCTGCGGATCGAGGTGCCGGAGGTAGTGAATGCCGGTGCGCCAGTTTGAATTTTGTGGAGTGTCGCTCACGAGCTCCCATACGCGATCGATCGAGGCGGGAACGATGCCGGTAACGCTGGCTATACGCTCCTCGGGAACACGCCGCCCCA
It encodes:
- a CDS encoding UDP-glucuronic acid decarboxylase family protein, encoding MSAQTVQTILVTGAAGFLGSHLCDHLLADGHSIVGVDNLSTGSHANLAHLAGNPRFRFVEADICQPFDVGPVDYIFNFASPASPVDYTRLGIETLLVGSAGTINTLELAKKYGAGYLHASTSECYGDPEVHPQVETYWGNVNPIGPRSVYDEAKRFSEAAVVAYHRYHGVNTHLVRIFNTYGPRLQANDGRVISNLMIQALKGEPLTIYGDGSQTRSFCFASDLISGIVLLSRSEEHMPVNIGNPVEWTILECAKEILDLTGSTSKIIFKPLPQDDPTRRRPDITRARTLLGWEPKVKLREGLERSLSYFQACVNTPQAV
- a CDS encoding SRPBCC family protein, whose translation is MSWKSAWVALLVVAMCGFAAVEVMGRRVPEERIASVTGIVPASIDRVWELVSDTPQNSNWRTGIHYLRHLDPQDGEFCWEEQQSELSIPFCIQEQQPPFRQVIRMTHAPRGEGPNPFRGIWIWDLEPDGPARTRITITEHTRKRSPVWRFIEHYVTKEDSPVKQYLKDLQAESVRQR
- the aceE gene encoding pyruvate dehydrogenase (acetyl-transferring), homodimeric type, yielding MTKMDDAQRQDFTAQVAEWIEAFDDVVAEGRELGTELLEALRQRAHEAGVATPAGVSTPYKNTIDKDDEVPYPGDRAMERRVESLIRWNAMAMVHGQNKKDAGIGGHISTYSSLATLLEVGFNHFFHAKYGEQPGDFIYFQGHASPGVYARAYLEDRLTDDHLKNFRHELRDTPGLSSYPHPWLMPDFWRFPTVSMGIGPLNAIYQARFMKYLENRGLIEKTDRKVWAFVGDGETDEVDTLGAISLGAREKLDNLIFVINCNLQRLDGPVRGNKRIIDELEGMFRGAKWNVIKVIWGSDWDELFAKDKSGLLLKRMEECVDGDYQTFKAKDGAYLREHFFGKYPELLELVKDKTDEQLGMLHRGGHDPAKIYNAYKQAIEFKGGPTVILAKTVKGYGLGSAQARNATHSEKKLADDGLAAFVKRFDIPIPEQAAKDGVPYRPSQDAPEIQYMQQRRKELGGYMPSRKVPAIDFKAPGIEFFKEWLGGSGGRSVSTTLGFVSVLRALLKDTTVGKLIVPIVPDEGRTFGLESVIRQVGIYAPEGQKYSPHDADMLLFYREDKDGQILEEGITEAGSMASFTAAGTAYSNYGIPTIPFYMYYSMFGFQRIGDMAWAFADSRGKGFLMGGTAGRTTMLGEGLQHQDGHSLVLSSTIPTCVTYDPAYAYELAVVLQNGIKRMYEDMEDVFYYVTMYNEDYAMPAMPEGCAEGILKGLYKFKAAEGEAVAQLFGSGPILNEVVKAQEILATKYGVPTTVWSVPSYTEVRRDALAIERWNRLHPAEPARKSYLETVLEGANGPIIAASDYMKVIPDGLSSWLPGRLVTLGTDGFGRSDNREHLRSHFEVNAASIVGATLSKLARDGKFDGGKAQEALSELGVNIEAGDPARA
- a CDS encoding capsule assembly Wzi family protein translates to MRKRFFLLPASIAAFGLQGALAQTTPAPAPVTTIPAPTSQPADDAPSRNAYGGQTAPASTVPAPNQSASPVVIPPPSGTPPAYSAYEPYGKPGEERKKDHDGSAYISLDSWVYPELSRLYSLGYLNTMFLAMRPYTRRSVLHMLEDSQQAILNSKDDQAQDILARLLRELQAEKPAGPSNRALVYGVHQVYDRGMYITGDPLRDSYHLGQTIVNDYGRPYQKGFNNILGGSYLAELGRFSFYARAEYQHAPSAAGYTDTLADALSILDQIDPSGPNHNQATIPRGPIDAQNPFRIVEGSLSFHVAGHEISGGKNDAWLGPAQGGAMAWSNNAENIYSFRINRVEPLNVPLLSRLVGPLRYDFFYGSLKGHTSPNHPYTHSEMFSFRPTSNFEFGFQRTIIFGGAGHSPVTVAKFFKSFFSTADTTVDLKYSRDDPGARFTAFNASYRLPFVRKYATFYVDSIAHDDVTPISAPRRASYRTGIYLSQIPHFNKWDLRVEAVSTDPGVSRSFGGQFNYFETIQKQGYTNKGFIMGDWIGREAKGGQAWLTYHASPTERYELEYLDKKNAKDFISQGTTQGSLKFTFVKRFARDYELNYWVQYERWKAPIYLPAQRNDTTIAVQLNYYPKLHSWSR
- a CDS encoding thiamine pyrophosphate-dependent enzyme, encoding MAVDKTVGTTPEEHPLMSNKTLRAMYSRMVKVRAMLGSTRRKKPGMDDVACWVSTLAGTNEEDVVFGCREDQALAIARGLSQVTRKDTIIQGGVERLYAAIGAARTLRGSRLAVGFFERHEVEKSGWVEALRYAVELPLIVVVLPRWKGRENEGDLCREARDAGVPGIPVDGQDAVALYRVAQESIGRARAHGGAALIEGVRFRLSKGADKSAVASTAVEELGKYLLRRGVAKQSWMNSIAS